Proteins from one Bos indicus x Bos taurus breed Angus x Brahman F1 hybrid chromosome 19, Bos_hybrid_MaternalHap_v2.0, whole genome shotgun sequence genomic window:
- the P2RX1 gene encoding P2X purinoceptor 1 isoform X2, with product MGKRISGRGGASEDAGVFGIRPPRWPSWGGDYETQSRWVFVYEKGYQTSGSLISSVSVKLKGLAVTQLPSLGPQVWDVADYVFPVQGDSSFVVMTNFIATPRQAQGHCAENPEGGTCTNNSGCTPGKAERKAQGIRTGKCVAFNDTVQTCEIFGWCPVEVDDNIPCPALLREAENFTLFIKNSISFPRFKVTRRNLVEEVDARYMKTCLFHKTLHPLCPVFKLGYVVQESGQNFSTLAEKGGVVGITIDWHCDLDWHVRHCKPVYEFHGLYEEKKLSQGFNFRFARHFVENGTNYRHLFKVFGIRFDILVDGKAGKFDIIPTMTTIGSGIGIFGVATVLCDLLLLHILPKRHYYKQKKFKYAEDMGPGAGQHDPAATGSTLVLQENMKTS from the exons atgggaaagagaatTTCTGGAAGAGGAGGGGCTTCTGAAGATGCTGGTGTCTTTGGCATCAGGCCCCCTCGGTGGCCTTCCTGGGGTGGTGACTACGAGACCCAGTCCAG GTGGGTGTTTGTCTACGAGAAGGGCTACCAGACCTCGGGCAGCCTCATCAGCAGTGTGTCTGTTAAACTCAAAGGTCTGGCTGTGACACAGCTCCCAAGCCTGGGCCCCCAGGTCTGGGATGTGGCCGACTACGTCTTCCCAGTGCAG GGGGACAGTTCCTTCGTAGTCATGACCAATTTTATCGCCACCCCCCGGCAGGCTCAAGGTCACTGTGCAGAG AACCCAGAAGGGGGCACGTGCACAAATAATAGCGGCTGCACCCcgggaaaggcagagagaaaggccCAAG GCATCCGCACGGGCAAGTGTGTGGCCTTCAACGACACGGTGCAGACATGCGAGATCTTCGGCTGGTGCCCCGTGGAGGTGGACGACAACATCCCGTG CCCCGCCCTTCTCCGAGAGGCCGAGAACTTCACTCTCTTCATCAAGAACAGCATCAGCTTTCCACGCTTCAAGGTCACCAG GCGCAACCTGGTGGAGGAGGTGGATGCCCGCTACATGAAGACCTGCCTCTTTCACAAGACCCTGCACCCTCTGTGTCCAGTCTTCAAGCTCGGCTACGTGGTACAGGAGTCAGGCCAGAATTTCAGCACCTTGGCCGAGAAG gGCGGGGTGGTGGGCATCACCATCGACTGGCACTGTGACCTGGACTGGCACGTGCGGCACTGCAAACCCGTCTACGAGTTCCACGGGCTGTACGAGGAGAAAAAACTGTCTCAAGGCTTCAACTTCAG ATTTGCCAGGCACTTCGTGGAGAATGGGACCAACTACCGGCACCTCTTCAAGGTGTTTGGGATTCGCTTTGACATCCTGGTGGACGGCAAG GCTGGGAAGTTTGACATCATTCCCACAATGACCACCATTGGCTCTGGGATTGGCATCTTCGGGGTG GCCACGGTTCTCTGTGACCTCCTTCTGCTCCACATCCTGCCCAAGAGGCACTATTACAAGCAGAAGAAGTTCAAGTACGCGGAAGACATGGGCCCAGGGGCG GGACAGCATGACCCTGCGGCCACTGGCTCCACCCTGGTTCTGCAGGAGAACATGAAGACATCCTGA